In the genome of Leptospira montravelensis, the window AATATATGATTCTAGAAATTGAAAAAGTTAAGAATGTCTGGCATCACGTTAAAGATATTCTTTCTGTTCCTCATACTGACAAACAATATAAAAAACTTGTGAAAGTTTTGGATGAACTTATTGATGAAGTTGGTAATAATGAAAAACATCAATTAGCTCCGCTTCTGGAAACCGTTGGTAATCTTATTGAAGAATATGAATTTGATCACTTTATTCAACCCAATGCTGAACCAATCGAAGTTTTAAAGTTTCTGATGGAAGAAAATAATCTTA includes:
- a CDS encoding helix-turn-helix domain-containing protein, translated to MILEIEKVKNVWHHVKDILSVPHTDKQYKKLVKVLDELIDEVGNNEKHQLAPLLETVGNLIEEYEFDHFIQPNAEPIEVLKFLMEENNLTQKDLSILGSQGVVSEILNGKRDLNVRQIKALAEKFNISPAVFI